A window of Loxodonta africana isolate mLoxAfr1 chromosome 3, mLoxAfr1.hap2, whole genome shotgun sequence genomic DNA:
actttcccacattccttacattcataaggcctctctccactgtgagttcttgtaTGTTTAGAGAGCTGTGAGGCTtgactgaaggctttcccacattccttacactcataaggcctctctccactgtgagttcttttatgtgtagTGAGTGATGAAtcacaactaaaggctttcccacattccttacattcataaggcctctctccactgtgagttcttatatgtacAGTTAGATATGAGCACCGGCTaaatgctttcccacattccttacattcataaggcctctctccactgtgagttcttatatggctCTTAAGCTGTGAGGTCTGGCTAAAGGCTTTTCTACACTCcctacattcataaggcttctctccactgtgagttcttttatgttcaGTGAGGTGTGAGGACCGATTAAAcgccttcccacattccttacattcataaggcctcactCCACTGTGAGTTTTTATATGGGCATTAAGGGATGAGTCAGAactaaaagctttcccacattctttacattcataaggcctctcccCTTTGTGAGTTCTTACATGGTTAGTGAGGTGTGAGGACTGGCTAAAGGCTTTCccgcattccttacattcataaggccgttctccactgtgagttcttatatggatCCTCAGGTTGGAGGAATGGcaaaaggcttttccacattccttacatttgtAAGGCttttctccactgtgagttcttacatGGTTAGTCAGTTTTGAAGACtggctaaaggctttcccacattccttacattcatatggcCGCTCTCCACTGTGACTTCTTATATGGAGAATCAGCTTTGAGGAAtggctaaaggctttcccacattccttacattcataacgCCTCACTCCACTGTGAGTTTTTATATGTGCATTAAGGGATGAATCAGAAGTATaagttttcccacattccttacattcataaggcctctctcctctGTGAGTTCTTACATGCTTAGTGAGGTGTGAGAACTggataaaggctttcccacattccttacattcataaggccgttctccactgtgagttcttatatgaaTCCTCAGGCTAGAGGAATGGCGAAAGCCTtttccacattgcttacattcataaggcctctcttcactgtgagttcttatatggttAGTCAGCGCTGAGGAACTGcaaaaggcttttccacattccttacattcataaggacgctctccactgtgagttcgtaTATGGACAGTCAGCGTTGAGGAGCtgctaaaggcttttccacattccttacattcataaggcttttctccactgtgagttttcATATGTGCTGTGAGGGATGAGTCACAACTAAAAGCTTTCCCACACACTGTACACTCATAAGACTTCTCTCTGTGAGTTCTTACATGGTTAGTGAGGTGTGAGGACtggctaaaggctttcccacattccttacattcataaggccgctctccactgtgagttcttacatggatcctcaggctggaagaacagctaaaagcttttccacattccttacaagtgtaaggcctctctccactgtgagttcttacatGATTAGTCAGCTTAGAGGACTGGcaaaaggcttttccacattccttacatttataaggcctctctccactatgAGTTCTTACATGAATCCTTAAGTTGGAGGAACggctaaaggcttttccacattgcttacattcataaggcctctctccactgtgaattcttttaTGTCTACTTAAGTGTGAGGACTGGCTaaatgctttcccacattccttacactcaTAAGGTCGCTCTGCACAGTGAGTTTTTATATGGGTACTGAGGCTTGAGAAATGACAAGATGATTTCACACATTCCTTACAACTGTAAGGTTGCTCTGTACTGTGAGTTTTTATATGTCTGATCAGCTGTGAGGACTgcctaaaggcttttccacattccttataTTCATAAGGCCactctccactgtgagctcttatatgtgtagtgagggaTGACGCACAACTACAGGTGATGCCACATTCCTCATATTTACCAATTTTCTTTCCAATAAGCGTTTTTACATGTGTGCTTAGATAAGAACAACTGCAAGCTAGTCTACATTCCTTATATTGATAGCTATTGCACCCAGTGTGAGAAATGACATGACGTTTAAATGAAGAGTAATTCATGAAAGCTGTTCCATACTCATGGCATTCAGAAGGATTTTCTCTAGCAGGACTTCTTTTGGTAAGATAGTCAATCTTGCTGACAGGTTTTCCACACTGAGtacattctttccttttctttactTTCCCTTGTTTACCTTCACAGAGGCTCTCAACTGTATGCGTTCTGTCAAAAATAGGTGGCATGCTAGAATTAAGTTTTTTATCACTTCATCATTACAGTACACAGTAAATGTGTGTTTTCTGCACTTAAGTTATCTCACATTGAATTGTTTGAATCATCTCGTAGAGGTCAATTCCATTCATGTTAGTGTTTCTAAATAAAGGGGCCTTCCGATAATTGTGTACAGTGAAATATGGTTCAGATACTTAATGTCTCATTTATACTTATGGAAACACAGTGTTGTGAAAATTACATGAACACGCAGCTTTGgagttttatacacacacacacacgaatgtCTGATATCTTAAGATTCCCTCCTGAGGTACTGCTCACACTTGTGAATGATACTCACCTGGCATGCCTTCCCAGATTGTTATGCTGCTCTTCAATGCCACAGAATTCACAGATTTCTCCTAACATGGTATGCCAGGAGTTATTCTTCATGAATTGCATTATTAAATGTTCACTGGACATCATTTGTCCATTACCAACCTGTTGAGAAACTAACCCAATAATTTTAGGTGGAGTTTCACAATATGAAACAGAATGGTAAGGAACTTTTATGAACAACAGACACCTGGGAGCACAGAAAGACTTTGAGGCATTTGGAAGTTCCAAGACTTTGGCCATGGTCAAAAGGGTAACCAATTTACTAAAAACTAATTCCTTGACAATTGAAAGTGACAGCATCATAAATGGGGTGTAATTAGGAAAGCACAGTAGAAAGGTACTGTAAACAACGCATGTGTGCAAAGGTAATgctaaaagagaaatgaagatctGTTCCGTGAATAAAATAACAGGTATATGTGGACATTGAGCCTCCTCAAACCAAAAGACTTTTTCAGGACGATTTATTCAAATGCAATTCTCTCCATACTGGGCTCATCCTTCAAAGGATTCTTGCCTTTCCTGTGGGTTGGCACCATGGCTCTGGATAAGTCCTACCTCCACTCTCCTTAGATTTTTTTCCTCGGAGGACATGTGGGTGTGGCTGATGGTGTTCATGGGGAATGCCGATCATGAGAAAAGATAGTGGACTGCAGCATTTCTCTGACAGTGGGCCAATATTTTGGTCTCCAGAGTTTCTATAAATGGACTGGTATGAGTTTATTTACAGCAAAATACTCACATTTAAAGTTGTAATAAATACAGTAAAACTCTGGAACCAATCTACGAATCTCCCTGTGTCCAAAGTGACCCCTGAAGCCAATGCACACACTTACAACACTTAAAAATCCTAAAGGATTTTAGCCAGAAAAGAAATCCAACCACAGTATAGTCTGTAGATTTTTGCTTTCACAGGAAAGATTCTAGAGACTAAGCTCCATGAGAGCTGAGAACGTTTTTCATTGTGTTCCAGTTTATTCCCATTCCTCAAACCAAACCTTGAAACAAGGTCAACAAGTAAGATACGATCTTTcactaatggaaaaaaaataagaaaaatgaagtcctccTTACCAACCAATGCCAGGTTCCTGAAGGTTTCCaccatcacatctctgtagagtttcctctgagAAAAATCCAGCAAAGCCCATTCTTCCTGGGTAAAGTCCACGGTCACATCCTCAAAcaccactgagtcctaaaacagCCCAAATATTCTGAATCAGAAAGGAATCATCTTCCTCAAAGTGTGTGAAAGCAAAGATGAGTCTGTCACTGCAGGCGAATGGAGAATTCAGAAAGGTCACACAAGATGCTGTATTCTACTCTACAGTTTGGCCATCAGCTTCTTCCCTTCACTATCTACATTTACATCTTGACCTGTGTGTTCCTATCCTATTGTGTTGATCAAAGACAAACCACTTGGAGTCTCCAGCAGGTAGAGGAAAAAGTAGCCATTTTGAAATACGCCCAAATCATTCTCTTCTCCGTAAAAAGACATTCTCTCAAAGGAAACTATTTCATGTGATCTTTAACCAACTGAGGCTTTTATAAGAGCCTAAATGAACTGAGAGAAGCAAAATACCCAACTCCAATTCCATCTAGGAtatttgtctaatttttttttttttttttttaatgtaagaggAGGAAAGCTGTGAAGTACTTGTGGCGGTGCCAATTGAGGAGATCGGGCTCACTAAAATACTTAAATCCAATTACAGGACTAAAGAATGCTTCCTCACCCTCCACACATACACCACCATACCAACAGGGCCCCTGTATTTAAAAAAGGGATTAAAACTGAAAGAATTATTAGTTTAAAATCTTATTTAAGAAGAAGTCTCTAGCGAAGCCCAAAAATAAGAGGGGAGGgggcaaaaaaaaggaaaatttagcCTCTCACACATACAGCTACAAGAAACACAGTCTATTTCTAGCCACATAACCATAAAACATCAATCTAAAGGTCAATTTACCGTTTTTACCCAGTACATCACTATCTATACTATTGTTCATCTTccaagaaaaaattaaaaggcagactgtgatgattaaggctgtgtcaacttggctgggccatgattctcagtggtttggcaatcatgatgtagcttggcagttatgtaatgatttaatcaCCTCCATGAAGACATCTGGtgtaatgtgatcatctccatgatgcgatctgctatgagcagccaatcaattcaaaggaagtttccttgggtgtatggcctgcattcaatatatactgacattctggcaaagcttgctggcctTTGCTCTGATCCTGCACTCAGCTCATCATCTGAATTCtacttcttgggacttgggccagcatCCTGCTGTGTTACCTGCGACCTTGGATtcctcagcctctgcagcccataAGCCAGCAGCCCACTGTCTGAAtgcagatcttgggtttgtcagcccctacaaCTATGGGAGTAAGAagtagcctccagcctgacactggtccatggactttggactttttcgtgtgagccatttccttgatataaatcccctctaccatatttatatgcttcactggttttgcttctctagagaacccagcctaaggtatttggtactgagagtagttgtagagaaacaaaatggtaaattggttctcaagtttcattaaagatgttgatgactttgCTTCCAGCAGTAAATAGTGTACCATTAATTCATACTGTAAGGTGCcaacagaaatacacaaaatatcagcAATATATCAGGTACTGGTGAGAGGATATGCTCTGGATGCtcatttgatacttttctacaattttgtcagaatgagaagtagaaggaagctgattggttggtcctaatttcactagacaaagtggtgagaaaagagatgagctcagggcttcagagtcaaagctcaagtcccacataaatgacctcaaagttgccacttgccacctgaaagaaagccttatttcttgtaacagaactgatattgccaaaaaccataCCCAGGATCCTAtcctaagagtggctgaattacaattaGAATTTAATTCCCAACtgcaaatggtgtctgaagttacaATAAcagcactgattgggaagaaatgagattctgaaacttgggatatggacatatgggcagataaccCAGAAGAAGCTGGGGACATGGACACTGAGCCACTGAATTCGTCTGAATCTCTTGTCAACAAAACCATtaacccctccacccccatctgatgagattaacccaactGTGTGTAAAGAGCCTTTTTCTGAAATACTGACTCTGAAGGTATCTGAGTCATTATCTGGGACATTGCCTGAAGCACATGCTTTACAAGACTTTGCTGAagtgttctcaaaacacatccccaccactcatttttgcttctagacctatagaCAAGTCCCAGTGGGCCCCAAAAGGtcaagtacaaagtgtgacctatGAAGAAGTAGGctatactccaaaagaactgcttgactttacTAATGtatacagaaacctggggaatatgtatgAGAATAGCTATTAAGGCTGTGGGATAATGTTGCAAGGCACATAAAGATGGAtgagtctgagtttattgatatgggcccacgaagtacagattcttcattcaatgtttcagctcgaggGGTCAGAGAAGGATctgatagtttatttggttgaatTGCTGAAGCACggattacacagtggcctacaccaaatcaagctgaagtaccagacctgcctcgGTATACTATAGAACAAAGTATCCAAAGACTTAAAGAAATTGggatgttagaatggatttatcatgttagacccacagacccacacatggagtaccCAGAAgacataccttttaccacaacagtgaggaacaaatttgtgaaggaaactccagcatccttgaagactgctgtgatcaccactttatgtaagtcagatttgacaatgggaattgccctaactgaattaagacacctaactacaatggggctgacttGAACCCATGGCGGTAGGGGTCAACTGGCAGCACTCAGTCAACAAAGGCAAGGTGGGCAAGGTTACCATAATGGagagtggagtcaaagcagtaatcagaatagtgtgACCTGTATGGACTTACGGCTTTGGCAACTTAGTCATGgtatccctaggagtgaaacagataggaaacctactaaatattttcttcatctgtacaagCTGAataattctaggtcaagtgaacagcagtgtcatggactgaattgtgtccccaaaaactgtgtcaacttggctaggtgacAATTCCCAGTATGGTATGATTGtctactgttttgtcatctgatttcgTTTTCCTATGTGTGATAAATCCAATCACTGatatgagatggattagtggcagttatattgatgagatttacgaggttagatagtgtcttaagcaaatctcttttgaaatatgagagagcagagagacatgaggacctcataccaccaagaaagcagtgctgggagcagagcacatcctttggacctgaggttgttgtgctgagatgctcccagaccaagagaagactgatgacaaggaccttcctccagagctgacagaaagccttcccctggagccgacaccctgaatttggacttctagcctactagaccgtgagaagataaatttctctttgttaaggtcatccacttgtggtatttccaagacagtcatctagtgcttccataacagaagtaccacaaatggatggccttaacaaagagaaatttatcttctcacagtgtggtaggctagaagtctaaattcagggcgtcagctccagaggaaggctttctgtctctgttggctctcggggaaggtctttctcatcaatcttcccctggaccaggagcttttctgcgcaggaaccctgggtctaaaagaCGCACTCTACTCCCGGtgttcctttcttggtggtatgaggtccccaactctgcttgctttcctttcatctcttgagagataaaaggtgatccaggccacaccctagggaaactccctttaccttggatcgaggtggtgacctgagtaagggtggtgttacaatcccaccctaatcttctcaacataaaattacaatcacaaaatgaaggacaaccacagaacactaggaatcatgccctaaccaagttgatatgcacatttttggggggacataatttaatccatgacaatgacGAACACAAGCAAAcgtgaattgccagaatagagccACGGCccttcaatcaattcccagagttGAACAAGTTTGAAGATCCACAGCCCCTTGAacgaaggggaggccaggtccccttgaaggactccaatacactgccaaaaacttatactgttaatctttctcccagccttccctaaagatctatggccttttacgagAAAGACTGCTCACTggggaaaaagaattaatcacACTTTTTAGGGATTTCCAGATACTGGATCTGAACTGACATTAATTCCAGgaaacccaaaacatcactgttgCACACCAGTCAGAGTGGGTGCATATGGagttcaggttattaatggagccttagctcatgtccatctcataGTAGGTCCAGTGGGTACCCAAGcctatcctgtagtgatttccccaattccagaatgcataattggaatagatatactcggCAACTAGCAGAATCCCCTATactggatccctgacatgtgGTGTAAGGGCTACTATGGCCgagaaagccaagtggaagccacgAGAACTGTCCCTACCTCGAAAAATAGTAAACCacaagcaatactgcattcctggatgGATGCAGAGACTACCGCAACCATCAAGGACCTGAAGGATGCAGGGGGTGGTGATTCCTACCATATGCCCATTCAGCTTGACTatctggcctgtgcaaaaaacagatggatcctaGAGAATGACAgcagattattgaaaacttaaccaggtggtgactccaactgcagctgctgttAGAGAcatagtttcattgcttgagcaaattaatacatatctggtacctggtatgcagctgctgatctggctaatgcctttttctccacacctgttttgaaggaccaccagaagca
This region includes:
- the LOC100677366 gene encoding zinc finger protein 14-like; translated protein: MDSVVFEDVTVDFTQEEWALLDFSQRKLYRDVMVETFRNLALVVSQQVGNGQMMSSEHLIMQFMKNNSWHTMLGEICEFCGIEEQHNNLGRHARTHTVESLCEGKQGKVKKRKECTQCGKPVSKIDYLTKRSPARENPSECHEYGTAFMNYSSFKRHVISHTGCNSYQYKECRLACSCSYLSTHVKTLIGKKIGKYEECGITCSCASSLTTHIRAHSGEWPYEYKECGKAFRQSSQLIRHIKTHSTEQPYSCKECVKSSCHFSSLSTHIKTHCAERPYECKECGKAFSQSSHLSRHKRIHSGERPYECKQCGKAFSRSSNLRIHVRTHSGERPYKCKECGKAFCQSSKLTNHVRTHSGERPYTCKECGKAFSCSSSLRIHVRTHSGERPYECKECGKAFSQSSHLTNHVRTHREKSYECTVCGKAFSCDSSLTAHMKTHSGEKPYECKECGKAFSSSSTLTVHIRTHSGERPYECKECGKAFCSSSALTNHIRTHSEERPYECKQCGKGFRHSSSLRIHIRTHSGERPYECKECGKAFIQFSHLTKHVRTHRGERPYECKECGKTYTSDSSLNAHIKTHSGVRRYECKECGKAFSHSSKLILHIRSHSGERPYECKECGKAFSQSSKLTNHVRTHSGEKPYKCKECGKAFCHSSNLRIHIRTHSGERPYECKECGKAFSQSSHLTNHVRTHKGERPYECKECGKAFSSDSSLNAHIKTHSGVRPYECKECGKAFNRSSHLTEHKRTHSGEKPYECRECRKAFSQTSQLKSHIRTHSGERPYECKECGKAFSRCSYLTVHIRTHSGERPYECKECGKAFSCDSSLTTHKRTHSGERPYECKECGKAFSQASQLSKHTRTHSGERPYECKECGKVFSCSSYLTMHIRTHSGERPYECKQCGKAFTRSLSLTHHIRTHSGEKPYECKECGKTFSQASHLTKHIRTHSGERPYECKECGKAFSQASHLTKHIRTHSGERPHECKQCGKAFIQASHLTKHVRTHSGEVL